One segment of Terriglobia bacterium DNA contains the following:
- a CDS encoding acetyl-CoA hydrolase/transferase C-terminal domain-containing protein has translation MPWQEDYRSKLTTAREAVQCVQSGMRVHIHPGCAEPEALVEALMARGPYVRDVEIIHILTLGRADYIAPEMEGHFRHNAMFIGGNVRDAVNEGRACFTPVFLHEIECLFEHGDLPIDVSMIQVSPPDDHGFCSFGVGVDITLTATKVAKIVIAQVNAQMPRTYGDSFIHVSQIDRIVEASQPLCELKKHPFGPVEEAIGKHVAALIPDGACLQMGIGGIPDAVLSNLGNHHDLGIHTEMVSDNVIPLIDSGIINGEAKNYKPRKVILGFLLGTRKLFDFVHDNPIFEFHPTSYTNDPFLISRNDNMVAINSALQVDMTGQVCSDSVGPRFYSGFGGQVDFIRGAARSKGGKPIIAIPSTAKDGTISRIVPMLTPGAGVVTTRADVHYVVTEFGVAYLHGKTIRQRAEALINIAHPKFRDELRDYCERMHWVQPRAVAAAIER, from the coding sequence ATGCCCTGGCAAGAGGATTATCGAAGCAAGTTGACAACGGCGCGCGAAGCCGTGCAGTGCGTGCAGTCCGGCATGCGTGTCCACATCCACCCCGGCTGCGCCGAACCGGAAGCCCTCGTCGAGGCGCTGATGGCACGCGGCCCGTACGTTCGCGACGTCGAAATCATCCATATCCTGACACTCGGCCGGGCCGACTACATTGCCCCGGAGATGGAAGGCCACTTCCGGCATAATGCGATGTTCATCGGCGGCAACGTTCGCGATGCCGTGAACGAAGGCCGCGCCTGCTTCACGCCTGTCTTTCTGCATGAGATCGAGTGTCTCTTCGAACACGGCGATCTGCCCATTGATGTCTCGATGATCCAGGTCTCGCCGCCCGACGATCATGGTTTCTGCAGCTTCGGCGTCGGGGTCGATATCACTCTGACCGCCACCAAGGTCGCGAAGATTGTTATTGCCCAGGTGAACGCGCAAATGCCGCGCACCTACGGCGACAGTTTCATCCACGTCAGCCAGATCGATCGCATCGTCGAGGCTTCACAGCCACTTTGCGAATTGAAGAAGCATCCGTTCGGCCCGGTCGAAGAAGCCATTGGCAAACATGTCGCAGCGCTCATCCCGGATGGCGCGTGCCTGCAGATGGGAATCGGCGGCATTCCAGACGCGGTCCTCTCAAACCTCGGAAACCATCATGACCTTGGCATTCATACGGAGATGGTTTCGGACAATGTCATACCTCTGATCGACTCCGGAATCATCAATGGTGAAGCCAAGAACTACAAGCCGCGCAAGGTAATTCTCGGGTTCCTGCTCGGCACCAGGAAATTGTTCGACTTCGTGCACGATAACCCGATTTTCGAATTCCACCCGACCTCATACACCAACGACCCTTTCTTGATCAGCCGCAACGACAACATGGTCGCCATCAACTCGGCGTTGCAGGTCGATATGACCGGGCAGGTCTGCTCCGACTCCGTCGGCCCGAGGTTCTACAGCGGCTTCGGTGGACAGGTGGATTTCATTCGCGGCGCAGCCCGCAGCAAGGGTGGAAAGCCGATCATAGCGATTCCTTCGACAGCGAAGGACGGCACCATTTCGCGCATCGTTCCCATGCTGACGCCTGGTGCCGGGGTCGTTACCACCCGCGCCGACGTCCACTATGTCGTCACCGAATTCGGTGTTGCCTACCTGCACGGCAAGACCATCCGCCAGCGGGCAGAGGCGCTCATCAACATTGCTCATCCCAAGTTCCGCGATGAGCTTCGAGATTATTGCGAACGCATGCACTGGGTGCAGCCGCGTGCGGTCGCTGCAGCTATAGAGAGGTAA
- a CDS encoding 4Fe-4S dicluster domain-containing protein, whose protein sequence is MANQPRGDVKINQDECKGCGLCVESCPPKVLELASDLNAYGVHPAQYKGDACTGCGICFYCCPEPGAITVYRVVAEKTAKPEVPHAAAV, encoded by the coding sequence ATGGCGAATCAGCCACGTGGAGATGTAAAGATCAACCAGGACGAATGCAAAGGCTGCGGCCTCTGCGTTGAGTCCTGCCCACCCAAGGTCCTCGAACTGGCGTCCGATCTGAATGCTTACGGCGTTCATCCGGCCCAATACAAAGGCGACGCCTGCACCGGTTGCGGCATTTGCTTCTACTGCTGCCCGGAGCCAGGCGCCATTACCGTCTATCGCGTAGTCGCCGAGAAAACTGCAAAACCGGAGGTGCCTCATGCGGCAGCTGTGTAA
- the vorB gene encoding 3-methyl-2-oxobutanoate dehydrogenase subunit VorB, translating into MRQLCKGNVAIVKGAVVAGCRSFYGYPITPASEIAEYASLLIPQVGGTFLQAESEVSAINMVYGAASAGQRVMTASSGPGVSLMQEGLSYIAGAELPAVVVDVVRGGPGLGNIAPEQSDYMAVVKGGGHGCYRNIVLGPASVQEMFELTVLAFELADKYRNPAFILTDGFVGQMMEPLDIEVKPVKEYEKPWAVKGTAETRKNLVTSIQLEPDELERHVRHLESKYKECEANEVRFETYRAEDAEVLFVGYGIVSRVLRSAVDHAREQGMKVGLFRPITLWPFPSAALAKAASKCRCVMVVELSTGMMLEDVRLSLNGKVPIEFYSRVGGNVPSVEEIHAELFSRVAALV; encoded by the coding sequence ATGCGGCAGCTGTGTAAGGGCAACGTCGCCATTGTCAAAGGTGCCGTGGTGGCCGGGTGTCGCTCATTCTATGGTTACCCCATAACCCCCGCCAGCGAGATCGCCGAATACGCTTCACTACTCATCCCGCAGGTAGGTGGCACGTTCCTGCAGGCGGAGAGCGAAGTCTCGGCCATCAACATGGTTTACGGCGCAGCATCGGCCGGGCAGCGCGTGATGACCGCTTCTTCGGGCCCTGGCGTTAGCCTGATGCAGGAGGGCCTCTCCTACATCGCTGGCGCCGAACTCCCCGCCGTTGTCGTCGATGTAGTTCGCGGAGGTCCGGGCCTCGGCAATATCGCTCCCGAACAAAGCGACTACATGGCGGTGGTGAAAGGCGGCGGCCACGGCTGCTACCGAAATATCGTTCTCGGCCCGGCTTCGGTGCAGGAGATGTTCGAACTCACCGTCCTCGCGTTCGAACTAGCCGACAAGTACCGCAATCCGGCTTTCATCCTCACGGACGGGTTCGTCGGCCAGATGATGGAGCCGCTCGATATCGAAGTGAAGCCGGTGAAGGAGTACGAGAAGCCGTGGGCCGTGAAGGGCACCGCGGAAACGCGTAAGAACCTGGTCACCTCGATTCAACTCGAGCCCGACGAACTCGAACGTCACGTTCGTCACCTCGAGTCGAAGTACAAGGAATGCGAAGCCAACGAAGTTCGCTTCGAAACCTACCGCGCTGAAGATGCCGAAGTGCTATTCGTTGGGTATGGAATCGTCTCGCGCGTTCTGCGCTCAGCCGTTGATCATGCCCGCGAACAAGGAATGAAGGTTGGCTTGTTCCGTCCGATCACGCTATGGCCGTTCCCGTCTGCAGCACTGGCGAAAGCGGCGTCGAAGTGCCGCTGCGTCATGGTCGTCGAACTCAGCACCGGAATGATGCTCGAGGACGTTCGCTTGTCGCTGAACGGTAAGGTGCCCATCGAGTTCTACAGCAGGGTCGGCGGTAACGTTCCGTCGGTCGAAGAGATCCATGCCGAGCTGTTCTCCCGCGTTGCGGCGCTGGTGTAA
- a CDS encoding 2-oxoacid:acceptor oxidoreductase family protein, translating into MSEYQVIHQKSESFYQNYDRKSELQHQTHYCPGCGHGVAHKLIGEALEDMGLQDRAVFVSPVGCSVFAYYYFDTGNVQAAHGRAPAVATALKRSNPEAIVMSYQGDGDLAAIGTAEIIHAANRGENICVFFINNAIYGMTGGQMAPTTLVGQTSTTSPWGRRPNNEGFPIHMAEMLATLQAPAFIERVSLGDNKNIIKARKAVRKALENQKNGKGFSFVEILSPCPTILKMDPVVARKWVNETLTKNFPLGNFRDKEAEIPFVPAPQHNIEDVLGISKKPSRVPENLASHGRDLTIKIAGFGGQGVLLLGQLMAEMGMREQLEVSWLPSYGPEMRSGSAHCHVTLSHERIGSPLISHPEVLVAMNEISLRKFGPHVAHGGTIFYNRDRVPEDISIDHARIVCLPASEIADQIGSAKVANVVMLGAILEETECLTPETAMQVIEETVRNPKLLELDRKALLAGRNFVDNEVHVGAVSQPDGYSY; encoded by the coding sequence GTGAGCGAGTATCAGGTTATTCATCAGAAGTCCGAATCGTTCTACCAAAACTACGACCGCAAGTCCGAACTGCAGCACCAGACGCACTACTGTCCCGGTTGCGGTCACGGCGTGGCCCACAAACTCATTGGCGAAGCGCTGGAGGACATGGGCCTCCAGGATCGCGCCGTATTCGTCAGCCCCGTCGGCTGCTCCGTCTTCGCGTACTACTATTTCGATACCGGCAACGTGCAGGCTGCACACGGTCGAGCGCCCGCCGTCGCGACGGCCCTGAAGCGCTCGAACCCTGAAGCCATCGTCATGAGCTACCAGGGCGACGGCGATCTCGCCGCCATCGGCACCGCCGAGATCATTCACGCCGCCAACCGTGGCGAGAATATCTGCGTCTTCTTTATCAACAACGCCATTTATGGCATGACCGGCGGACAGATGGCTCCGACCACCCTCGTCGGCCAGACCTCGACAACGTCTCCCTGGGGACGACGTCCGAACAACGAGGGCTTCCCTATCCACATGGCCGAGATGCTTGCGACGTTGCAAGCACCCGCGTTCATCGAGCGCGTCTCGCTCGGCGATAACAAGAACATCATCAAGGCCCGCAAGGCCGTCCGCAAAGCCCTGGAGAACCAGAAGAACGGAAAGGGCTTCTCCTTCGTCGAAATCCTCTCGCCCTGCCCAACCATCCTGAAGATGGACCCCGTGGTCGCGCGCAAGTGGGTAAACGAAACCCTGACCAAGAACTTCCCACTTGGCAATTTCCGCGATAAGGAAGCCGAAATTCCTTTCGTTCCCGCGCCACAGCACAACATTGAAGACGTGCTTGGAATCTCCAAGAAGCCCTCACGTGTTCCTGAGAACCTGGCTTCCCACGGCCGCGACCTCACCATCAAGATCGCCGGCTTCGGCGGCCAGGGAGTCCTGCTGCTTGGCCAGTTGATGGCCGAAATGGGCATGCGCGAACAGCTGGAAGTCAGCTGGCTTCCGTCGTATGGTCCGGAAATGCGCTCCGGTTCCGCGCATTGCCATGTCACGCTTTCGCACGAGCGCATCGGCTCGCCACTCATCTCGCACCCAGAAGTGCTGGTTGCGATGAACGAGATCTCGCTGCGCAAGTTCGGCCCGCACGTGGCTCATGGCGGAACCATCTTCTACAACCGGGATCGAGTTCCCGAGGACATCAGCATCGATCACGCTCGCATCGTCTGCCTGCCGGCGTCTGAAATCGCTGACCAGATCGGTTCAGCGAAGGTCGCCAATGTCGTCATGCTCGGCGCGATCCTGGAAGAGACCGAGTGCCTGACGCCGGAAACCGCCATGCAGGTGATCGAAGAAACGGTGCGCAATCCAAAATTGCTTGAGCTCGACCGCAAGGCCCTTCTCGCCGGACGCAATTTCGTCGACAACGAAGTCCACGTCGGTGCGGTCAGCCAGCCGGATGGGTATTCGTACTGA
- a CDS encoding DUF1326 domain-containing protein codes for MRRTLLLALAGISLFSVSLFAQQIQGEYMETRSADVYTGQCFANGEVNLAGREAIMAWKVDRGSWDGVKLDGLGVAAAVRTNGTLGDPYENPYPAKSVLIVDDHASPQQKDALISLAKHYAGRLLDNVVEVKDEPVMMELPQNEHQHGLARMMAGDLASIQTRPLNDMDHLCGNEVTFYPPLVKLVHAVPAVAVTDRYAGPGLGENWTIHDKRSAFLGRFSEGMGQVAENLKLGNGGQ; via the coding sequence ATGCGTAGAACTCTGCTGCTGGCGCTTGCCGGCATTTCTCTCTTCTCAGTTTCTCTTTTCGCGCAACAGATTCAGGGTGAGTACATGGAGACCCGCAGCGCCGACGTCTACACCGGGCAGTGCTTCGCGAATGGCGAGGTGAACCTGGCTGGGCGCGAGGCCATCATGGCGTGGAAGGTCGATCGCGGCTCGTGGGATGGCGTGAAACTGGACGGTCTTGGTGTTGCCGCGGCGGTGCGCACGAACGGCACCTTGGGTGATCCATATGAGAACCCGTACCCGGCGAAGTCGGTGCTGATCGTGGACGATCATGCGAGCCCGCAGCAGAAGGACGCGCTGATCAGTCTGGCAAAGCACTATGCGGGAAGGCTGCTCGACAACGTGGTTGAGGTGAAGGACGAGCCAGTGATGATGGAACTGCCGCAGAACGAGCATCAGCATGGGCTCGCGCGCATGATGGCCGGCGACCTGGCGTCGATCCAGACGCGACCGCTCAACGACATGGATCACCTCTGCGGGAACGAGGTGACGTTCTACCCGCCACTGGTGAAATTAGTGCATGCGGTTCCGGCAGTGGCCGTCACCGATCGTTATGCTGGACCGGGACTGGGCGAGAACTGGACGATTCACGACAAACGAAGCGCTTTCCTGGGACGGTTTTCAGAAGGCATGGGGCAGGTTGCGGAGAACTTGAAATTGGGGAATGGCGGGCAGTAA
- a CDS encoding putative zinc-binding metallopeptidase produces the protein MANFEKAPAEVQEILSKPIQQLGLKLEGSPLERFVQQLYKELDAKGLKKFRPKCYLTDEWGCPNMEPVIGIPFYLADPKLQHLEQEMNDIEDARQIMMYMRHEAGHAFNYAYALYKTEEWRHLFGPFRRPYRDNYKPVPFSRQFVRHMEGWYAQKHPDEDFAETFAVWLTPRSNWRKRYKDWGAMKKLLYMDRIGRKLRDVDPAVAHGDTDITVDEMDVTVGEFYQRALDQQLTPGELPLDTDLRDIFNVSKRRMRNVRPAADLLRENRKVLVDKVNYWTGVQRPLVKKLVETIEAKVAELGLRADVKCEREYLTEVTVYATALAMNYITRGKFISP, from the coding sequence GTGGCCAATTTTGAAAAAGCACCGGCAGAGGTCCAGGAGATCCTTTCCAAGCCCATCCAGCAACTCGGCTTGAAACTGGAAGGATCTCCGCTCGAGCGCTTCGTCCAGCAACTCTATAAGGAACTCGACGCGAAAGGCCTCAAGAAGTTTCGGCCCAAGTGTTACCTGACTGACGAATGGGGCTGCCCCAACATGGAACCCGTCATCGGAATCCCGTTCTATCTGGCCGACCCCAAGCTGCAGCATCTCGAGCAGGAGATGAACGACATTGAAGATGCGCGCCAGATCATGATGTATATGCGTCACGAGGCTGGGCACGCCTTCAATTACGCTTACGCTTTATACAAAACGGAAGAATGGCGGCACCTGTTTGGCCCATTCCGGCGTCCTTATCGTGACAATTACAAGCCCGTGCCGTTCTCGCGTCAGTTTGTCCGCCACATGGAAGGCTGGTACGCGCAGAAGCATCCCGATGAAGATTTTGCTGAGACTTTCGCGGTCTGGCTGACGCCTCGCTCCAACTGGCGCAAGCGCTACAAAGATTGGGGCGCGATGAAGAAACTGCTGTACATGGATCGCATTGGCCGCAAGCTTCGCGACGTCGATCCAGCTGTCGCGCATGGTGACACGGATATCACGGTGGACGAAATGGATGTTACGGTCGGCGAGTTCTATCAGCGTGCGCTCGATCAGCAACTCACGCCGGGCGAGCTTCCTCTCGACACGGATTTGCGCGACATCTTCAACGTGTCAAAACGCCGCATGAGGAATGTGCGTCCCGCCGCCGATCTTCTCCGCGAGAATCGCAAGGTGCTCGTCGATAAGGTGAATTACTGGACCGGTGTGCAACGTCCGCTGGTGAAGAAACTGGTCGAGACCATCGAAGCGAAAGTCGCTGAACTCGGGCTGCGTGCCGACGTAAAATGTGAAAGAGAATATTTAACGGAAGTAACCGTGTACGCAACCGCGCTGGCGATGAACTACATCACTCGGGGCAAGTTCATTTCACCCTGA
- a CDS encoding ATP-grasp domain-containing protein: MANLKITILHDVWEEGPPEPEPEPVKVPRSKNGKRRKKKKDPLHDREEIFEALKELGHEPSYHVLDGKNQSLLALAKCGADLVFNLTESYAGDDTMDKNLAAYLELLHLPYTGGGPQALYLAQDKSLAKKIFDFHDIKTPDFAISYKGRTEHSHDIEFPLIVKPVSEDGSIGIDNGSVVDSVKELMERIHYIHEEFDSPALIEEYIDGREIYAAIVGNDNAEVLPLIELDLSKLPKGTPRIAGQDVKFDHETEAYKVTKSAPAEDLDEETTKKLQDTALAAYRALKLRDYGRIDMRLNKKGEVYVIEANPNPWLASAAEFSMAAKKAGYSYTEMIDKIVELARARS, encoded by the coding sequence ATGGCAAACCTGAAAATCACGATATTGCACGACGTCTGGGAAGAGGGTCCGCCCGAACCAGAGCCGGAGCCGGTAAAAGTACCGCGCAGCAAAAACGGCAAGCGTCGCAAGAAGAAAAAAGATCCGCTGCACGACCGCGAGGAGATCTTCGAGGCCCTGAAGGAACTCGGCCACGAACCCTCGTACCACGTGCTCGATGGCAAGAACCAGTCTTTGCTCGCGCTGGCGAAGTGCGGCGCCGACCTCGTCTTCAATCTTACCGAGTCCTATGCCGGCGATGACACCATGGACAAGAACCTCGCCGCTTACCTCGAACTGCTGCATCTTCCCTACACCGGGGGCGGCCCGCAGGCTCTCTATCTCGCGCAGGACAAATCGCTCGCGAAAAAGATCTTTGATTTTCATGACATCAAGACACCGGATTTTGCAATCTCGTACAAAGGCAGGACCGAGCACTCCCACGACATCGAGTTCCCGTTAATCGTGAAGCCTGTTTCCGAAGATGGCTCGATCGGCATCGATAACGGCTCCGTCGTCGACAGCGTGAAAGAACTAATGGAGCGCATCCATTACATTCACGAGGAATTCGACAGCCCAGCTCTGATCGAAGAGTACATCGACGGCCGCGAGATATACGCCGCAATTGTTGGCAATGACAATGCCGAGGTGCTCCCACTGATCGAACTCGATCTCTCAAAGCTGCCCAAGGGAACGCCACGCATTGCCGGCCAGGATGTGAAGTTCGATCACGAAACCGAGGCGTACAAAGTGACGAAGTCCGCGCCGGCAGAAGATCTGGACGAGGAGACCACGAAAAAGTTGCAGGACACCGCGCTCGCCGCTTATCGCGCACTAAAGTTGCGCGATTACGGCCGCATCGACATGCGCCTGAACAAGAAAGGTGAAGTGTACGTCATAGAGGCGAACCCGAACCCGTGGCTCGCCAGCGCCGCCGAATTCTCAATGGCGGCAAAGAAGGCCGGCTACTCGTATACCGAAATGATCGACAAGATCGTAGAACTGGCCCGCGCCCGGTCCTAA
- a CDS encoding FAD binding domain-containing protein, whose translation MRPFEYTSPKTKQQAVALLNADAAVLAGGSDLLALMKDEVVTPKRLVNIKEIPDLHAVKSIKGETVIGSLKTLGDLAEIPGWDKHFPALYDALNEAASPQIRNVATLGGNLCQRPRCWYFRNGMGLLPKDAKGESLVLKGDNRYHAILGNDGPAYFVSPSTIAPALIAYGARVRLLGPNGAREVELEKFYRIPTSEGAREHDLEPNEVVTEVVIPSVEGIKSGYYEVRQKEAFDWPLAVAAVALTMNGDTVKSARVVMGQVAPIPWVSKEAADALVGKPLNEETAMAAANASVAQAKSLGRNKYKITLAKVAVKRALLNAAKGGA comes from the coding sequence GTGAGACCGTTCGAATATACGAGCCCGAAGACAAAGCAACAGGCGGTGGCACTGCTGAACGCGGACGCGGCGGTGCTTGCCGGCGGTTCGGACCTGCTGGCGCTGATGAAGGACGAAGTCGTCACGCCGAAGCGTCTGGTCAACATCAAGGAAATTCCGGACCTCCACGCGGTCAAGAGCATCAAAGGCGAGACGGTAATCGGGTCGCTGAAGACGCTGGGCGATCTCGCCGAGATTCCGGGATGGGATAAGCACTTCCCGGCGCTTTATGATGCGCTGAACGAAGCCGCGAGTCCGCAGATTCGGAATGTCGCGACGCTCGGCGGCAATCTCTGCCAGCGTCCACGATGCTGGTACTTCCGAAACGGCATGGGACTGCTGCCGAAGGATGCTAAAGGTGAGTCGCTGGTACTGAAAGGCGACAACCGGTACCACGCAATTCTCGGCAATGATGGCCCAGCCTACTTCGTGAGCCCATCGACGATTGCACCGGCATTGATCGCTTACGGCGCGCGGGTGCGGTTGCTGGGTCCGAACGGCGCGCGAGAGGTCGAACTCGAGAAGTTCTACCGCATTCCCACATCCGAAGGCGCTCGTGAGCACGACCTGGAGCCGAACGAAGTCGTGACCGAGGTCGTGATTCCGTCAGTCGAAGGTATCAAGAGCGGCTACTACGAGGTGCGTCAGAAGGAAGCGTTCGACTGGCCACTGGCCGTGGCGGCGGTTGCGCTGACGATGAATGGTGACACGGTGAAATCGGCGCGGGTCGTGATGGGCCAGGTCGCTCCCATTCCGTGGGTCTCGAAAGAAGCAGCGGATGCGCTGGTTGGCAAACCACTCAACGAAGAGACGGCGATGGCCGCGGCCAATGCATCCGTCGCGCAGGCTAAGAGCCTGGGCAGGAACAAGTACAAGATCACGCTGGCAAAGGTCGCGGTGAAGCGCGCGCTGCTGAACGCGGCCAAGGGAGGTGCCTGA